The following is a genomic window from Burkholderia oklahomensis C6786.
CTGGGGGATGGACTACGAGCGCGACCTGCGCGAGCGCTTTCCGCGCCTGATCCATTGCGCGATCACGGGCTTCGGCGCCGACGGCCCGCTCGGCGGGCTGCCGGGCTACGACGCGGTGATCCAGGCGATGGCGGGCCTGATGAGCGTCAACGGCGACGCCGACGGCGACGCGACGCGCATCGGCCTGCCGATCGTCGACATGGTGACGGGCCTGAACGCGCTCGCCGGCATCCTGCTCGCGCTCGCCGAGCGCGAAAAAAGCGGCGTCGGCCAATCGATCGACATCGCGCTGTACGACTGCGGCGTGTCGCTCCTGCATCCGCATCTGCCGAACTGGTTCGGCTCCGGACGCACGCCCGCGCGCAGCGGCAACGCGCATCCGAACATCGCGCCGTACGACAGCTATCGCACCGCGACCGCGCCGATCTTTCTCGCGGTCGGCAACGATCGGCAATTCGCGCGGCTATGCGCGCATCTCGGCGCGCCCGCGCTCGCGGGCGATCCGCGTTTCGTCGACAACCGGAGCCGCTGCGCGCATCGCGCCGAGCTGAAGGCGAGCCTCGAAGCGCGGCTCGCGGCTCGCGATTGCGAGACGCTCGCGCGCGAGCTGATGGGCGAGGGCGTGCCTTGCGGCCCGGTGCGCACGGTCGATTCGGTCGCGCGCGATCCGCATACGCTGCATCGCGGGCTCGTCGTCGAGATGGGCCGCTATCGCGGAACGGCGTCGCCGATCAAGCTGTCGCGCACGCCCGCGGCGTACCGCAGCGTGCCGCCGACGCTCGGCCGCGACACGCGCGCGGTGCTCGACGCGCTCGGCATCGATGCGGCGACGCAGGCGCGGCTCGTCGAGGCGGGCGTATTGAAGGAAGGAACGTGAGCGAACAGACGCGGCTGCCGAAGCAAAGCGGCGGCCGCGGCTAGACGGTCGGCGCGGGGCGAGTCCGCGGCCGGGAGACCGAAGGCGATCGCGCCTTCGGCCGAACGGTCCGCGTCGCTCGTCCGGCCCGACCGAACCCGGAGCGATCCGGCCCGAACGGTGAAGGCGCGCGCGAGTCGCGCCACCGATGAGAATCATGGAGACAACGATGACATCCCAGCACGATGACCGCGCCGACCGCGCGCCGGTCGGCCAGCCCGCGCGCGCCGCGCTCGCGGCGTTCGTCGGCACGACGATCGAGTGGTACGACTTCTACATCTACGCGACCGCGTCCGCGCTCATCTTCGGCAAGCTGTTCTTTCCGTCGAGCGAGCCGTTCTTCAGCACGCTCGCGTCGTTCGGCACGTTCGCGGTCGGCTTTTTCGCGCGCCCGTTCGGCGGCCTCGTGTTCGGCCACCTCGGCGACCGGATCGGCCGCAAGAAGGCGCTCGTCGCGACGCTCGTCATCATGGGGCTCGGCACGGTCGGCATCGGTCTCCTGCCCGCCTACGCGCAGGCGGGCGTGGCCGCGCCGATTGCGCTCGTCGTGCTGCGGATCGCGCAAGGCATCGCGATCGGCGGCGAGTGGGGCGGCGCGGTGCTGATGGCGAGCGAGCATGCGAGCGCGGACAAGCGCACGTTCGTCGCATCGTTCGCGCAGCTCGGCAGTCCGGCCGGGCTGATCCTCGCGCTGCTCGCGTTCCGCATCGTCTCCGGGATGGAGCACGATGCGTTCCTGTCGTGGGGCTGGCGGCTGCCGTTTCTCGCGAGCGCGGCGCTTCTCGTCGTCGGCCTCGCGATCCGCGCGGGCGTCGACGAATCGCCGGAGTTCGCGCGCGTGAAAGCGGAGCGGCGCACGGCGGCGCTGCCCGTCGCCGAAGTGGTGCGCAACGCGTGGCGCACGCTGCTGCTTTGCCTCGGCGCGAACGTGATCGGCGTCGCGGGCGCGTGGTTCGTCAACACGTTCATGCTGAACTACACGACGCAGACGCTCGGGCTCGACCGCGCGCTGATCCTCGATTGCCTGTTCGTCGTCGCGTTCATCCAGCTCGGCACGCAGCTCGCGTCCGGCTGGTTCGCGCAGCGCGTCGGCACGGGGCGCTTCCTGAAGACGGCCGCCGCGCTCGCGATCGCGTCGCCGTATCCGATGTTCGCGCTCGTGTCGACGGGCCGGCCGATCGCGATCGTCGTCGGCATCGCGATCGCGGTGATGTGCATGTCGAGCTCGTACGCGGTGATGGCGGGCTTCATGTCGACCGCGTTCGACGTGCGCGTCCGCTACTCGGCGATCTCGCTGTCGTACCAGCTGTGCGCGGCGCTCGCGGGCGGGCTCACGCCGCTCGTCGGCACGCTGCTCGCGCACCGCTTCGCGGGCCAATGGTGGCCGCTCGCCGCGTTCTACAGCGCGCTCGCGGCAGTGTCGCTCGTGTGCATCGCGACGCTCGAGCGCGGCAGGCGGGGCGCCGTCGTGGCGGGGAGCGGGGCGCTCGCGAAGCCTTGAGGGCGATGCGCGAGACGCGCACCGCATCGTGCGTGCCGCAGGAAAAGGCGGAGGCGAGCGCAGCGGCGGCGCGATCGCGTCGCACCGCCGCGATCGCCGGACGCCTGTCGGTGCGCGGACATGTCGATTCGCGGGCGGGCGACGGCGATCCGGCGGGATCGCAACGCCTGCGCGCGATCACGCCGCGTTCGCCGACAAGCACGCCGGCGGAAGCGTCGATTCGCAAGGCGCCGACATGGCGGAATCGCGACGCGACTGCGTGATGAAACAGCGGATGCCCCGGCTTCGCCAATCTTCGGGGCGGACGTCGCGAAATCGCGAAGCCGCGAAAACCACGAGCGCGTGCGGGCGTGCCGGCGTCGCGAAGCCCCGGATGCCCGCCGCGCCGGGCCGAAGCGCCACGCCTTGCGCACGAAGCGTACGCGCAAAAAAGCCTCGGGCAGCGATTGCTGCCCGAGGCTTTCGTCCGACGCGCGGAAATCGGAAGCGGCGTCGCGCGCCGCGCGGGGGCGTATCAGCCCTGCGTCGGCGGCACGTAGCCGGTCGCCTGGTCCGCGCCTTCGCCGAAGAAATACTTCTCGGTCTGCTTCATCAGATACTGACGCGCGCGCGGATCGGCCATGTTCAGCCGGTTCTCGTTGATGAGCATCGTCTGCTGCTTGAGCCAGCCTTGCCACGCTTCCTTCGACACGCTCTCGTAAAGACGCTTGCCGAGCTCGCCGGGCAGCGGCGGGAAGTCGAGTCCTTCGGCTTCCTTGCCGAGCTTCGCGCATTGAATCATACGGGCCATCGTGTACCTCTCCTGTAATCGTATTCCGGGGGAAGGGCGCGCCGCGCCGCTCAGAGCTGCTTCATCAGCACGAGCGACTTGCGCTGCCAGTTATAGAGTTTGCGGCGGTCTTCGGGCAGATCGTCGACGGTCACCTTCACGAAGCCGCGCTTCAGGAACCAGTGCTCGGTGCGGGTCGTCAGCACGAAGATCCGCGTCAAGCCGCGCGCGCGGGCGCGCTGCTCGATCCGCTTCAGGAGCCGCTCGCCGTCGCCCGAGCCTTGCGCCTCGGGCGCGACCGTCAGGCACGCCATCTCGCCGATCTTCTCCGTCGAGTACGGATAGAGCGCCGCGCAGCCGAACAGCACGCCGTCGTGCTCGATGACCGAGAAGTGATCGATGTCGCGCTCGATCTGGTGGCGGCCGCGCCGCACGAGCGTGCCGTCCGATTCGAGCGGCTCGATGAGGGTCAGGATGCCGCCGACGTCGTCCGGCGTCGCCTCGCGCAGGCTCTCGAGGTTCTCGTACGAGATCATCGTGCCGACGCCGTCGTGCAGGAACAGCTCGAGCAGCACGCTGCCGTCGAGCGACTGCGGAATCAGGTGCGCACGCGCGACGCCGCCGCGGCACGCGCGGATCGCGTGCTTCAGGTAGAACGCGTCGTCGCCTTGCAGGTCGCCCGAGTCGAGCAGCTCGGCCGCCGCGTCGAGCGACATCTCGCGCACGAGCTCGCCCGTTTCGTCGACGACGCCGGGCGTTTCGGTCAGGAAGATGATCTTGTCCGCGCGCAGCGCGATCGCGGCGGCCGACGCGACGTCTTCCATCGACAGGTTGAACGCCTCGCCCGTCGGCGAGAAGCCGAGCGGCGACAGCAGCACGAGCTTGCGGCTCGCGAGCGAGTGGCGGATCGACTCGGCGTCGATCTTGCGCACGACGCCCGTGTGCGCGAAGTCGACGCCGTCGAGAATCCCGACCGGCCGCGCGGTGACGAAGTTGCCCGACACGACGCTGATGTGCGCGTGCGCCATCGGCGTGTTCGGCAGGCCCTGGCTGATCGCCGCCTCGATGTCGAGCCGCACTTCGCCCGCCGCTTCCTTCGCCGATTCGAGCGCGCGCGCGTCGGTGATCCGCAGGCCGTGCGAGAACGCCGATTCGACGCCGTGCAGGTTCAGCTGCTCCTCGACCTGCGGCCGCGAGCCGTGCACGAGCACGATCTGGATGCCCATCGCCTGCAGGAGCGCGATGTCGGAGACGAGCGCGTTCAGCAGCCCGCGCTGCACGACCTCGCCGCCGAAGCCGACGACGAACGTGTTGTTGCGGAACCGGTGGATGTAGGGCGCGACGGAGCGCATCCAGTCGACGAACTGCGCGTGGAGGGCGGCTTCGTCGGCGGATTGCTGGGGCGCGACGCCCGGCTGGGCGGCGGGAAGGTCGGTTTGCGAATTCATGGGCGGGATTATAATGCGCCCCCATGTCGAATGTACCTAAAAGTCCCGCGCAAAAACGTGCGGGCACGCCGGGCGAGCCGCGGCCCGCGGGGGCGGGGGCGGGCCGGCCGCCGCGTCCGCCGCGGACGGCGCCCGCGCAGGAGCGCGCGCCGAGCGCCGAGCGCCGCGAATCCGTTCCCCAGGCCGCCCGGCCGCCGCGTGCGCGCGTCGCGCCGAATCCCGTTCCGCCGATCACGTTTCCCGAGAGCCTGCCCGTATCGGGCCGGCGCGACGAGATCGCGCGCGCGATTGCCGATCACCCGGTCGTGATCGTCTGCGGCGAGACGGGCTCGGGCAAGACGACCCAGCTCCCGAAGATCTGCCTCGCGCTCGGCCGCGGCGTCGGCGCGGGCGGCGCGGGCCTGATCGGCCACACGCAGCCGCGGCGGCTCGCGGCGTCGTCGACGGGGCGCCGCATCGCCGAGGAGCTCGGCACGCCGTTCGGCGAAGTGGTCGGCTACAAGGTGCGGTTCACCGACAACCTCGCGCCGGGCGCGTCCGTCAAGCTGATGACGGACGGCATCCTGCTCGCCGAGACGCAGACCGATCCGCTCCTCACGGCGTACGACACGCTGATCATCGACGAGGCGCATGAGCGCAGCCTCAACATCGACTTCCTGCTCGGCTATCTGAAGCAGATCCTGCCGAAGCGGCCGGACCTGAAGCTGATCGTCACGTCGGCGACGATCGACGCCGATCGCTTCGCGCGCCATTTCGGCAGCGACGAGCGGCCCGCGCCCGTGATCGAGGTGAGCGGGCGGCTGTATCCGGTCGAAGTCCGCTACCGGCCGATCGCCGACGACCGGCCGGCCGCCGTGCGGCACGCGGAGGGCGCGGCGTCCGGCCGCGACCGCGCGAAGACCGCGCGCGAGGCGGAGCGCGACCTGATGGACGGCATCGTCGACGCGGTCGACGAGCTGTGCCGCGAAGGCCCGGGCGACGTGCTCGTGTTCCTGGCCGGCGAGCGCGAGATCCGCGACGCGGCCGAGGCGCTGCGCAAGCACCATCCGCCGCACACCGAAATCCTGCCGCTGTTCGCGCGGCTGTCGGCGGCCGAGCAGGAGCGCGTGTTCAAGCCGTCGAACGCGCGCCGGATCGTGCTCGCGACGAACGTCGCCGAGACGTCGCTCACGGTGCCGGGCATCCGCTACGTCGTCGATACGGGCTTGGCGCGCGTGAAGCGCTATTCGTATCGGAACAAGGTCGAGCAGTTGCAGATCGAGTCGATCTCGCAGGCGGCCGCGAACCAGCGCGCGGGCCGCTGCGGCCGCGTCGCCGACGGCATCTGCATCCGTCTCTATGAAGAGAGCGACTTCGCCGCTCGCGTGCGCTTCACCGATCCGGAAATCCTGCGCTCGTCGCTCGCGTCGGTGATCCTGCGGATGAAGTCGCTGCATCTGTCGGCGATCGAGTCGTTTCCGTTCATCGAGCCGCCGCCCGGCCGCGCGATCGCGGACGGCTACCAGTTGCTGAACGAGCTCGGCGCGGTCGACGACGACAACGCGCTCACCCCGCTCGGCCGCGAGCTCGCGCGGCTGCCGCTCGATCCGCGCGTCGGCCGGATGATTCTCGCCGCGCGCGACCAGCAGGCATTGCGGGAAATGCTCGTGATCGCGAGCGCGCTGTCCGTGCAGGACCCGCGCGATCGCCCGCTCGACGCGCAGGAGCAGGCCGACCAGGCGCACCGGCGCTTCGCCGACGAGCGCTCCGAATTCCTCCAGTGGCTGAAGATCTGGGCGTGGTTCGAGGAGGCGGTCGCGCACAAGAAGTCGAACCGGCAGCTCGTCGACGCGTGCCGGCAGAACTTCCTGTCGCATCTGCGGCTGCGCGAATGGCGCGACGTCCACTCGCAGCTTCTGACCGTCGTGCGCGAGCACGGCTGGCGGCTCAACGAGGCCGATGCGACGTTCGAGCAGATCCACCTGTCGCTCTTGACGGGCCTTCTCGGCAACATCGGCTTCAAGGCCGACGACGAGCCGCACTACCTCGGCGCGCGCGGGATCAAGTTCCATCTGTGGCCGGGCTCCGCGCTCGTGAAGAAGGCGGGACGCTGGGTGATGGCGGCCGAGCTCGTCGAGACGAGCCGGCTGTACGCGCGTTGCATCGCGAAGATCGAGCCGGAATGGATCGAGCGGATCGGCGCGCACCTGCTGAAGAAGTCGCTGTCGGAGCCGCACTGGGAGAAGCGCCCCGCGCAGGTTTCCGCGTTCGAGCGCGCGACGCTGTACGGGCTCACCGTCTATCACCGGCGGCGCGTCGCGTTCGGCCGGCAGGATCCGGCGCGGGCGCGCGAGCTGTTCATCCGCGGCGCGCTCGTCGGCGGCGAGTTCGACACGAAGCTCGCGTTCTTCGCGCACAACCGCAAGCTGCTCGCCGACATCGAGCAGCTCGAGCACAAGTCGCGCCGGCAGGACGTGCTCGTCGACGACGAGCTGATCTACGCGTTCTACGATCAGACGGTTCCGGCGGGCATCCACACGGGCGTCGCGTTCGAGCGCTGGTATCGCGACGAGGTGAAGAAGAGCGGCCAGCCGGAAGACAAGCTGCGCCTGCTGTATCTGTCGCGCGACGACCTGATGCGCCACGAGGCGGCCGGCGTGACGACCGACCTGTTCCCGAAGCGCGCGACGATGGCGGGCGTCGAGATGGCGCTGTCCTATCACTTCGAGCCCGGCGCGCCGCGCGACGGCGTGACGCTCGCGGTGCCGCTCTTCGCGCTGAACCAGGTCGACGCGCGCCGCGCCGAGTGGCTCGTGCCGGGGATGCTGAAGGAGAAGGTGCAGCTGTTGCTGAAGTCGCTGCCGCAGAAGCTGCGCCGCCACTGCGTGCCGCTGCCCGAGTATGCGGCGGGCTTCGTCGAGCGCGTGGGCGCCGAGCGCTTCGGCGCGGGCGGCCTCGTCGAGGGGCTGATCGCCGACATCCGCGGAGAGACGCAGATCGCGACGAAGACGTCCGATTTCAAGCTCGAGACGCTGCCCGCGCACCTGTTCATGAACTTCAAGGTGATCGACGAGCACGGCCGGCAGCTCGCGATGGGGCGCAATCTCGCGCAACTGCGTGCGGAGCTGGGCGCGCAGGCGCAGCAGCACTTCCAGAAGATCGCCGCCGCCGCGACGCTGGCGCCGGCGGGCGAGGGCATGGGCATGGCCACGGCGGCGGCGGCGACGGCGACTGCCGGCGCACGGCCGGGCGCGCACGGCGGCGCGTCGCCGCGCGCCGCCGCGCAATCCGCGGCGCAAGCGGGCGCGGGGGCGGCCGAAGCCGGCGCGACCGCGCTCTACGAGAATCTGACGACCTGGAATTTCGGCAAGCTGCCCGAGCTGCTCGAGATCCGCCGGCGCGGCGAGACGCTGTTCGGCTATCCGGCGCTCGTCGATCGCGGCGCGCATTGCGACGTCGAAGTGTTCGATTCGCCCGAGGAAGCGGCGCGGATCCACCGCGCGGGCCTCAGGCGCCTGTTCGCGCTGCAGTTGAAGGAGCCGATCAAGTATCTGGAGAAGAACCTGCCGGGGCTGCGCGAGATGGCGATGCAGTACATGTCGGTCGGCACGCAGGACGAGTTGCGCGACCAGCTGATCGCGACGGCGCTCGACCGCGCATGCCTGCAGGACCCGCTGCCCGCCGACGACGCGAGCTTCCACGCGCGCCGCGACGAGGGCAGGAGCCGCCTCAACCTGCTCGCGCAGGAGATTGCGCGGCTCGTCGGGCAGATCCTCGCCGAATACGCGGGGCTCGCGAAGAAGCTCGCGCAGGCGAAACCGTTTCCGGCCGCGCACGCGGACATGCAGGGCCAGCTCGCGGCGCTCGTCGGCAAGCGCTTCGTCGTCGACACGCCTTACGCGCAGCTTGCGCACTTCCCGCGCTACCTGAAGGGGATCGCGCTGCGGATCGACAAGCTGAAGGCCGATCCCGCGCGCGACGCGCGCCAGTTCGCCGAGCTGCAGCCGCTCGCGCAGCACTATCAGCGGGCGGTCGCGCAGCGCGGCGGCGTCGCGGACGCGCGGCTCGCCGAGTTTCGCTGGCTCCTCGAAGAGCTGCGGATCTCGCTCTTCGCGCAGGAGCTGCGCACGCCGATGCCCGTGTCGGTCAAGCGGCTCTACAAAGTGTGGGAGTCGATGCAGCGCTGAACGCGGTTCAGAGTATGCGGGTTCACACTTGGGCGCGGGACGTCAACCGGAGGCGTTCTCGCGCGTTCTACAATCACGCCAGTCCCACGACGTGAGTCTTCATGCGCAATTTCCTTTCCCTCGGCCGCACGCTCGCGCTTGCCGCCGCCGTGGCGGCGCCCGTCGCCGCCTTCGCGAACAACGTGATCGTGCTGAATTCGGCCGAAGCGACGCTCTCGCTGATCGACGAGAACACCCGCCAGGTCGTCGGTCAGTATCCCACCGGCAAGGAGCCGCACCATCTGATGGCGACGCCCGACAATTCGTCGCTGATCGTCGCGAACTCGGTGTCCAACAGCCTGATGTTCCTCGATCCGAAGACGGGCAAGCCGCAGCGCACGCTCGAGGGGATCGACGATCCGTACCAGCTCGGCTTCTCGCCCGACCGCAAGTGGTTCGTCGCGGCGGGCC
Proteins encoded in this region:
- a CDS encoding CaiB/BaiF CoA transferase family protein produces the protein MSGDAKQFRAARGAQTGPAAARVTDRARTSGIAGERRNTANASHSACMSRAPHVTHVSNEADAANTANTPNTPNTSNTSNTSNTSNTSNTSNTSNTSNTSNTSNTSNTSNTSNTSNTSNTSNTSNPNSTNSTNSTNSTNSTNNATTTASPPSGALAGLKIVDLSRVLGGPYCTQALADHGARVIKVEPPAGDETRGWGPPFFDDDAWYFTGVNRNKEGIALDLSRDEGRAILWRLLEDADVLVENFKPGTLARWGMDYERDLRERFPRLIHCAITGFGADGPLGGLPGYDAVIQAMAGLMSVNGDADGDATRIGLPIVDMVTGLNALAGILLALAEREKSGVGQSIDIALYDCGVSLLHPHLPNWFGSGRTPARSGNAHPNIAPYDSYRTATAPIFLAVGNDRQFARLCAHLGAPALAGDPRFVDNRSRCAHRAELKASLEARLAARDCETLARELMGEGVPCGPVRTVDSVARDPHTLHRGLVVEMGRYRGTASPIKLSRTPAAYRSVPPTLGRDTRAVLDALGIDAATQARLVEAGVLKEGT
- a CDS encoding MFS transporter gives rise to the protein MTSQHDDRADRAPVGQPARAALAAFVGTTIEWYDFYIYATASALIFGKLFFPSSEPFFSTLASFGTFAVGFFARPFGGLVFGHLGDRIGRKKALVATLVIMGLGTVGIGLLPAYAQAGVAAPIALVVLRIAQGIAIGGEWGGAVLMASEHASADKRTFVASFAQLGSPAGLILALLAFRIVSGMEHDAFLSWGWRLPFLASAALLVVGLAIRAGVDESPEFARVKAERRTAALPVAEVVRNAWRTLLLCLGANVIGVAGAWFVNTFMLNYTTQTLGLDRALILDCLFVVAFIQLGTQLASGWFAQRVGTGRFLKTAAALAIASPYPMFALVSTGRPIAIVVGIAIAVMCMSSSYAVMAGFMSTAFDVRVRYSAISLSYQLCAALAGGLTPLVGTLLAHRFAGQWWPLAAFYSALAAVSLVCIATLERGRRGAVVAGSGALAKP
- the hrpA gene encoding ATP-dependent RNA helicase HrpA, coding for MSNVPKSPAQKRAGTPGEPRPAGAGAGRPPRPPRTAPAQERAPSAERRESVPQAARPPRARVAPNPVPPITFPESLPVSGRRDEIARAIADHPVVIVCGETGSGKTTQLPKICLALGRGVGAGGAGLIGHTQPRRLAASSTGRRIAEELGTPFGEVVGYKVRFTDNLAPGASVKLMTDGILLAETQTDPLLTAYDTLIIDEAHERSLNIDFLLGYLKQILPKRPDLKLIVTSATIDADRFARHFGSDERPAPVIEVSGRLYPVEVRYRPIADDRPAAVRHAEGAASGRDRAKTAREAERDLMDGIVDAVDELCREGPGDVLVFLAGEREIRDAAEALRKHHPPHTEILPLFARLSAAEQERVFKPSNARRIVLATNVAETSLTVPGIRYVVDTGLARVKRYSYRNKVEQLQIESISQAAANQRAGRCGRVADGICIRLYEESDFAARVRFTDPEILRSSLASVILRMKSLHLSAIESFPFIEPPPGRAIADGYQLLNELGAVDDDNALTPLGRELARLPLDPRVGRMILAARDQQALREMLVIASALSVQDPRDRPLDAQEQADQAHRRFADERSEFLQWLKIWAWFEEAVAHKKSNRQLVDACRQNFLSHLRLREWRDVHSQLLTVVREHGWRLNEADATFEQIHLSLLTGLLGNIGFKADDEPHYLGARGIKFHLWPGSALVKKAGRWVMAAELVETSRLYARCIAKIEPEWIERIGAHLLKKSLSEPHWEKRPAQVSAFERATLYGLTVYHRRRVAFGRQDPARARELFIRGALVGGEFDTKLAFFAHNRKLLADIEQLEHKSRRQDVLVDDELIYAFYDQTVPAGIHTGVAFERWYRDEVKKSGQPEDKLRLLYLSRDDLMRHEAAGVTTDLFPKRATMAGVEMALSYHFEPGAPRDGVTLAVPLFALNQVDARRAEWLVPGMLKEKVQLLLKSLPQKLRRHCVPLPEYAAGFVERVGAERFGAGGLVEGLIADIRGETQIATKTSDFKLETLPAHLFMNFKVIDEHGRQLAMGRNLAQLRAELGAQAQQHFQKIAAAATLAPAGEGMGMATAAAATATAGARPGAHGGASPRAAAQSAAQAGAGAAEAGATALYENLTTWNFGKLPELLEIRRRGETLFGYPALVDRGAHCDVEVFDSPEEAARIHRAGLRRLFALQLKEPIKYLEKNLPGLREMAMQYMSVGTQDELRDQLIATALDRACLQDPLPADDASFHARRDEGRSRLNLLAQEIARLVGQILAEYAGLAKKLAQAKPFPAAHADMQGQLAALVGKRFVVDTPYAQLAHFPRYLKGIALRIDKLKADPARDARQFAELQPLAQHYQRAVAQRGGVADARLAEFRWLLEELRISLFAQELRTPMPVSVKRLYKVWESMQR
- the argA gene encoding amino-acid N-acetyltransferase, encoding MNSQTDLPAAQPGVAPQQSADEAALHAQFVDWMRSVAPYIHRFRNNTFVVGFGGEVVQRGLLNALVSDIALLQAMGIQIVLVHGSRPQVEEQLNLHGVESAFSHGLRITDARALESAKEAAGEVRLDIEAAISQGLPNTPMAHAHISVVSGNFVTARPVGILDGVDFAHTGVVRKIDAESIRHSLASRKLVLLSPLGFSPTGEAFNLSMEDVASAAAIALRADKIIFLTETPGVVDETGELVREMSLDAAAELLDSGDLQGDDAFYLKHAIRACRGGVARAHLIPQSLDGSVLLELFLHDGVGTMISYENLESLREATPDDVGGILTLIEPLESDGTLVRRGRHQIERDIDHFSVIEHDGVLFGCAALYPYSTEKIGEMACLTVAPEAQGSGDGERLLKRIEQRARARGLTRIFVLTTRTEHWFLKRGFVKVTVDDLPEDRRKLYNWQRKSLVLMKQL
- a CDS encoding oxidative damage protection protein; translation: MARMIQCAKLGKEAEGLDFPPLPGELGKRLYESVSKEAWQGWLKQQTMLINENRLNMADPRARQYLMKQTEKYFFGEGADQATGYVPPTQG